Within the Rhizobium grahamii genome, the region TGATAGAAGGCCTTCCTCAGCCGAAACCGTTCCGCGAAGTCTTTGTGTATGGCGTCGAGGTTGAAGGCGTGCATCTGCGGTTCGGTCGCGTCGCCCGCGGTGGTCTCCGCTGGTCGGATCGCGCGGAAGATTACCGCACCGAAGTGCTTGGCCTCGTCAAGGCGCAGCAGGTCAAGAACGCCGTCATCGTGCCTGTCGGCGCGAAGGGCGGCTTCTATCCGAAGAAGCTGCCCGTTGGCGGCAACCGCGACGAAATCTTCAACGCCGGTCGCGAAGCCTACAAAACCTACATCCGCACGCTGCTGTCGATCACCGACAACATCTCCGGCGCCGATATCGTGCCTCCTGACAATACGGTTCGGCTCGATGGCGACGATCCTTATTTCGTTGTCGCCGCCGACAAGGGCACAGCAACCTTCTCTGACACCGCCAACGCGCTGTCTCAGGAAGCCGGCTTCTGGCTCGACGATGCATTCGCCTCCGGCGGCTCTGCTGGCTACGACCACAAGAAGATGGGCATCACTGCACGCGGCGCGTGGGAAACGGTGAAGCGCCACTTCCGCGAAATGGACATCGACATCCAGACGACGCCATTTACCGTTGCAGGCGTCGGCGATATGTCCGGCGACGTTTTCGGCAACGGCATGCTTCTGTCTCCGAAGATCAGACTGGTCGCCGCGTTCGACCACCGCGACATCGTGATCGATCCCGATCCGGATATGGAAAAGACGCTTGCCGAACGGCAGCGCCTGTTCAACCTGCCGCGGTCTAGCTGGCAGGATTTCGACAAGAGCGTACTCTCCGAGGGCGCGATGGTTATCTCGCGCTCGGCGAAATCAGTGTCGCTGACCCCGCAGGCAGCGGCCGTGATCGGGATCGACAAGACCGTCGCGACACCGTTCGAGATCATCACCGCCATCCTGAAGAGCCAGGTCGACCTGCTTTGGTTCGGCGGTATCGGAACCTATGTCAAAGCGGCCTTCGAGACTGACGCCGAGGTTGGTGACCGCGCAAACGACCCTATCCGCATCAGCGCGGAAGACGTCCGTGCCAAGGTCATCGGTGAAGGGGCCAATCTGGGGGTCACCCAGCGCGGCCGTATCGCTTACGGGTTGCGGGGAGGGCGCTGCAACTCCGACGCAATCGACAACTCGGCCGGCGTCAACACCTCTGACGTGGAAGTGAACATCAAGATCGCTCTGGCAGCCGCTATGCATGACGGGCGCCTGACGAGAGGAAAGCGCGATCAACTTCTTTCCTCGATGACAAGCGAGGTCGCCGACCTTGTCCTCCGGAACAACTACCTGCAATCGCTGGCAATATCGCTGACCGAACGCAGGGGTACTGCGAATGGCCTCGAGCTCGCGCGCTTCATGAACGTGCTGGAAGCGGCCAAGCAGCTCAATCGCAAGGTCGAGATGCTGCCTGACGAAACCGTCATGACTGAGCGCTATGCCGCGTCCAAGCCGCTGACGCGTCCCGAGATCGGCGTGCTGCTGTCCTACGCAAAGATTGTGTTGTTCGACGCCTTGGCGGCCAGTGACCTGCCCGACGATCCCTACTTCGCGGCAACCCTCGCGCAGTATTTCCCCGCCAAGATGCGCAAGACGAACGCCGCCGATATCGGAAGCCATCGTCTGCGCCGCGAGATCATCGCCACAGTTCTTGCCAATGATGCCATCAACCGTGGGGGCCCCGGCTTCGTGGTCAGCATGATGGATGCGACGGCAGCCGCTGCGCCGGAGGTTGTTCGGGCCGCGATCATTGCAAGGGATGGCTTCGACCTCACCAAGCTTTGGGCCGAGACCGACGCGCTGGATGGCAAAATATCGGGCGAAATGCAGAACAGGATCTACGAAGAGATCAGCCACGTCTTCACGGTCCTGACCCGGCTTCTTCTCAAGATGCAGATGACCAAGGGCGATATGTCCGAAACGATCGAGCGGCTCCGCGCGGCTCTCAAGAAGCTGCAGCCGGTCTTTGCCGCGCAGGTCGTTCCGGAACTCCAGGCTCGCCAAGCCGAGTACCAAAGCGCTGGCGTGCCGGAGAAGCTCGCAGCCGAGATCGCGCATCTGCTGAGGTTCGTCCTTGTGCCCGAGATCATGCAGATCGCCGAACGCACCGGCGAGCCGCTCGTACGCTCCGCGGAAAGCTACTTCGCCGTAAGCCAGACCTTCAGAATTGGGCGTCTGCTTGCTGCCGGCGGCCGGATCGTCACGTCGGATCACTACGATTATCTGGCGCTTGCGCGTAGCCTCGATCAGATCGCCAGCGCAAGGCGGGACATCGTGGTGTCCGCCCTCTCCAACCACGGCACCGAGAAGCTGCCCGTTCACGCCTGGCATGCAAGCGATCGTATCAAGATCAACCGCATCGCCGAGGAACTCTCTGCGCTCAGTGAAAGCGGCGATCCAAACCTCGCCCGCATTACAGTTGCGGCCGGTTTGCTGACCGACCTTGCACGAGATGGAATGAGGTGAGACAGTCCGCTCCAAAAATTGGAGCAGACCGGTGAATCGCATTGACTGGACGGGAGCGCGACCTGCAAGAGCCTCTAGCGCGGGCATTTGGGGCTGGATGTTCTTCGACTGGGCGGCTCAACCGTTCTTTACAGTTGTTACGACCTTTATCTTCGGGCCGTACTTCGTATCGCGGTTGACCGCCGATCCGGTCTCGGCGCAGACGACATGGAGCAATATGGCAACGATCTCGTCGGTGATCATTGCCATCCTTTCGCCGATCCTGGGTTCGATTGCGGACCAGTCGGGCAGACGGAAGCCGTGGATCGGCTTCTTCGCCATCATCAAGATCGTCAGCCTGTGCGGCCTCTGGTATGCCGCACCGGGCTCGCCGGTCATTTATCCGATGATCTTCATGATCTTCGCCTCGATAGCCGCCGAGTTTTCGATCGTCTTCAACGACTCGATGATGCCACGGCTCGTGGGCAGCGACGAAGTTGGCAAGCTCTCGAACACTGCCTGGGGGCTGGGTTACCTTGGCGGCATGATCGTCCTGATCGCAGTCGTCGTGCTGCTGGCGGGCAGCCCCGAGACCGGCAAGACCATTCTCGGTCTAACGCCGCTGTTCGGCCTCGACCCGCACACCGGCGAGGACGCACGCATCACCGGCCCGATATCGGCAGCCTGGTATCTGATCTTCATCCTGCCCATGTTTTTCTTCACACCGGATGCTGCTCGCGGACGACCTTTGAGGAGCGCGATCCGCGTCGGATTGTCCGAATTGAAAAACACTCTGCGGGAGCTGCGAAACCGGCCCGGTATCCTCCGCTTCCTGATCGCCCGCATGATCTATCAGGACGGCGTCAACGGACTGCTTATCCTCGGTGGCGCCTTCGCTGCCGGCATGTTCGGCTGGGCGACGATCGAGATCGGCATCTACGGCATCATCCTGAACGTCGTCGCGATCTTCGGATGCCTGATCGCCGGACATATCGATTCCCGGATCGGGTCGAAGGCGACCGTGCTCGTCAGTCTGACGATGTTGCTGCTCGCAACCATCGGGATTGTGTCGACGGGACCCGGCTACACGCTTTTCGGCCTGGTCTCGTTGTCAGCGGCAGATAGCGGCGTCCTCTTCGGGACAGCGGCTGAAAAGGCTTACATCGGCTATGGTTTGCTGATCGGGCTCGCATTCGGCCCCGTTCAGGCCTCGTCACGATCGTATCTTGCCCGGAGCGTCTCTTACAGCGAAGCCGGACGCTATTTCGGCATCTATGCCCTGTCTGGCAGAGCAACGAGCTTCATGGCGACGCTGCTGTTTTCGGCCGTCACATTTGCATCTGGCTCTTCGCGGCTTGGCATGGCGACGCTCGTGCTGTTTCTTGCAGGCGGGCTAGCTCTGCTGATCCGTACGCCCTATCCTGCGGACAGGGCGTAGGATTTCATCAAGGTCAGTGGCGGAAGTGCCGCATACCGGTGAAGACCATGGCAACGTTGTGTTCGTTCGCCGCGTCGATGACTTCCTGGTCGCGCATCGAACCGCCAGGCTGGATCACGGCCGTCGCCCCTGCGGCAATCATCGACAGAAGACCATCCGCGAACGGCAGAAACGCCTCGGATGCTACGGCAGAACCATGTGTCAGCGGCGTGGGTAGACCAAGCGTACGCGCAGCCTCTTCCGCCTTCAGCCCGGCGATCCTGGCTGAATCGACGCGGCTCATCTGACCGGCGCCGATACCGGCGGTCTGGCCATCCTTGGCATAGACAACGGCGTTCGATTTGACGTGCTTGGCCACCTTGAAGGCGAACTTCATATCAGCAAGCTCCTGTGCCGTCGGCGCACGCTTGGTGACGACCTTCAGTTCCAGGTCTTCGACCATGCCGTTGTCGCGGCTCTGAACCAGGAGACCGCCGGAAACCGTCTTGGCGGTCAGTCCGCCGATACGAGGATCCGGCAGGCCACCGGCAGCGAGCAGACGGAGGTTTGCCTTGCGCGCGACAATGGCCTTCGCTTCTTCGGTCACATCCGGCGCGATGATGACTTCGGTGAAGAGCTTGATGATCTCTTCAGCAGTCTGGGCGTCCAGGGTCTGGTTCAGCGCGATAATGCCGCCGAAAGCCGATACGGAATCGCACGCCAAGGCACGCTGATACGCCTGGAGTAGGCTGGAGCCGGTAGCAACACCGCACGGGTTCGCATGCTTGATGATGGCGCATGCCGGCGATTTCTCAGGCAGGAACTCGGCAACCAGCTCATAAGCTGCGTCGGTATCATTGATATTGTTATAGGAGAGCTGCTTTCCCTGCAGCAGCGCTGCGGTCGCGACGCCGGGGCGCTGCTCGCCGGTAACGTAGAAAGCCGCTGTCTGGTGCGGGTTTTCGCCGTAGCGCATCTCTTCCTTCAGGACGCCGCCGATAACGCGATGCCGCGGGGTCTGGATATCGAGGGCTTCCGCGAACCAGTTGGAGATCACCGCGTCATAGGCGGCGGTCCGAGCATAGGCCTTGGCGGCCATGCGTTGACGAAACGCATAGGCGGTCTGACCATCGTCGGCAGAAAGCTGCGCAAGCAGCTCGGGGTAGTCGGCCGGATCCGTCAGAATGGTGACGTAGGCGTGGTTCTTCGCCGAAGCACGGATCATTGCCGGCCCGCCGATATCAATGTTTTCGACGGTCGTCGGATAATCACCACCGGCCGCCCGGACATCCTCGAACGGATAGAGGTTGATCACCGCAAGATCGATGCCTTCGATGCCGTGCTCCTGCATCGCTGCCTGATGCTCGGCGTCGTCGCGAATTGCCAGCAAGCCGCCATGCACCGTCGGATGCAACGTCTTGACGCGTCCATCCATGATCTCCGGAAAGCCGGTCACGTCAGAAACGTCGGTGACCGCAAGGCCAGCCGCCGCGATTGCCTTGTGCGTTCCACCAGTCGACAGCAGGCGAACGCCCCTTTCGACAAGGCCGCGTGCCAGGTCGACGATTCCGGTTTTATCGGACACCGACAACAAGGCGGTTTTCACGGTGACCTTATCGGGAGCGGGAATTTTCTTGGAAGCTACGGCCATTTGGCTTCTCCGTTGATCTTCGGGAGACATCCGGCGAGGTGCGCGGAATATGGCGCCGCGTTAGCACAGCTTTGGCCCCGCGAAAACAGGCACTAGCTTCTGCGCGATAAAAACCAGCGGATTTCCGGCTTTCCAGGGTGCGCGAACGCTATCTCCATCTGGTCCGAACTGCAGATACCCGACGCGTCAGCAAAGAACACGTCCTCGGAAATAGCGACCGTGTTTCCAGGCGAGGAAAACAACCAGGTTTCCCCATCCGGTGCCGTCATCAAAACGGACTCGCGATCCATCTGCTTGAGATTGATCGAGGGGTGGGCATGGAAGCGTGCCACGGCCTGCAGCGCTTCGTCGTTTTTTCTCTCCTCGGATACGGTAAGCGTGTCGCGGCCGGTGATGATCGATCCGGTCGCATTCAGCGTCAACTCGCGCTCGTGCAGCGCACCGAAGGCTTTCACATATCCGTCATGCCTTGCCTTAATGACATCGCGCCCATCATCGGCAAGCGTTCGCTCCACATCGACAATTCGCACTGGATCGGTGATCACGTGCGCGAGAAAGTCCGACGTTGCAAAACGGCTGGAAGATGTGTCGTTGAGCGTCACCGTCGTGTGCGCCGCCGTTGTTCGGGCCATCTGGGTATATTTCGCAGCCGCAAATTTGGGTGATCCGGCATTGACGATGAAACGATGGCGTCCGGACGACATCTCGAACGACAGGCAGCCGGCATGAGCGGTGCGGGAGAGGGCGCCAGCGGGCGGCAGTCCGGTATCGACGATGACCGCGGTTCGCCCAGCGGCCAACCGCTGATAACGAGAATGCGGCATGGCCTTGAAAGGCTCGCCGGCGGTCTCGTCATAGCGCAGCAAGGATACGAGCTCTGTCGCCAGCGTCGAAGTCGCGCCGTTGAACAGGGCTAGGTCGCCGTCCTGATGCCTGAAGAACCGCAAGGCCGGGTACATCCGGTCGATTCCCGAGATCAGTTTCTGCGGCAAGTCGTGACCGAGATTGATGTAGGTCTGCCTCAGCGGCAGAAGATCGAGCAACAGCTCCAGTCCGACGCGCGGATTGCGGGAGATGTGCCCGCCGTCGGGCAGAATCTGGCTATCGAACTCGCGGTCCAACGCCTCTGCCGCCCTACGCAAAGCGCCCTGACGAGTGGGCATCGAGACCGATGCCATAGCGAGTGCAATGCGCAGACGAAAGAGCGTTTCCCCCGGCGGGGCGTATTGCGCCATCCGGCGAAGAAAACGGACCTGGAAAGCAAGCGAGCGCACAAATCGGCGATAAAAACCGCGGTCAGAATTGTGAAGCACCACCGGTGAATGCGAGAGCCAGGCGATAACGCGTTGCGCGGTGACATCGATGTCCCACGCAAGACCTTCCATGCGCGAACCATGAACGGCCAGCCACCCACTGACGATCGCCCGGGCGGCGTTTGAATGTACGTCGCTCTTGCGGGCACGCATGTGCCGAAGCCATCCGAAGCTATGAAGCCTGATCGCGAACGAACGAGACGGTAGACTCAAGGCAAAGGGCGAACGTCCGGCGGTCTCCAATAGTCGTCCGGCAAGCGGGAAACGGCCGTTGACGATCTCTTCCGCGACGTGCGGATCGACTGCGCGCAGATCGGTTGGAGCAACGATGAGGCGATCAGGTGCTTGTACGGTATGCCTGAACAATCGCAAGCGCAGCAGCGCAATGCGAAGGCGCATACGCCGCCAAGCCTCCCGCAGGTAAAGCCCTGAAAATCGTCCGGACCACATGTCTATGTCTATCGACTCATATAGTTAGGATTGGATTAACAGGCCCGGAAGCAACAGCCGTCGGCAATTCATTTTGAAACGGCTGATCGACTATGCCAGCTGCCTTTCCATCAGGCAACACGGCGCAGCATGGCGGCGTAGAAGCCGTCCAGCCCTGAAGCAAAGCCGGTTGGAGCAACAAGCATATCTGGCGTGGTACGGAATTCACCATCAGGCGTGATTGCGCGCTCTAATCCAGGCCAGCGGCGCGGCTCTATCGGCACACGCTCGAAGCCGTGCGTATCGGCCAATATGCGCGCCACGACGGCCTCCCCTTCGGCGGGATCAAGCGAGCAGTTTGAGAACACGATGACGCCACCGGTTTTGACGAGGGTCAACGCATGACGCAGAAGGCGCTCCTGAACGCCAGCAAGCTTCTCTATCTCCTCCGGCCCCTTGGTCCACAGCACATCCGGGTGCCTCCGGGTGGTGCCTGTTGATGAACAGGGTGCGTCGAGAAGTATGGCGTCGAACAGTTCGTCCGGCTGATACTTGGTCAGATCGGCGGCGACCGTTTCCGCCTCCAGTCCAAGGCGATCAAGATTGCTCCGCAAGCGCCTGATGCGATTTTCCGACTGCTCGATAGCCGTCACCGCCCCGCCGGCGACGATAAGCTGAGCGGTCTTCCCTCCGGGCGCCGCACAAAGATCAGCGACCCGCTTTCCCGTCAGATCGCCGAAGAGCTGTGCAGGAATGCTGGCGGCAGCATCCTGAACCCACCAGTCCCCATCTTCGAAGCCCTGCAAAGAGGGAATGCCGCCCTCAAAGGCAGCCAGTCGCACGCCTCCGGTCGGCAGCACGAAACCGTTCAATCGCTCCGCCCAGCTGGCCGCATCGGACTTGACGGTAAGATCAATCGACGCCGGCTCGAGCTGCGCGTTCGAAATAGCATGTGCCGCATCTCTCCCGTAGACCGCTTCTAGGCGCCGGACAAACCACTCCGGCATAACAGCAACGCTGGCGACCTGCTCCAGTATCTCGACCTTCTCTCGGCTGAGACGACGCAAGACGGCGTTCACGAGCTTGGCAAAGCGACGATTGCGTGGATCCCGATTTGCCTGCTCCACTGCAATGTCGACGGCAGCATGATCGGGCACGTCGAGATAGAGGATCTGCGCCGCCGCAACGGAGATAACGTGCTGAAGAGCGCGTGCGCCTTCCGGCAGAGGAGAGTCGAGAAGCGACGAAACCGCAGCTTCGATACGCGGCAGATGACGAAGTGCGCTGTTCAGAATTGCCCTGACGAGGGCTCGATCATCTTCGGCCAAAACCTTGTAGGCAGGGTTTCCATGCTCGTGGTCGAGAGCCCCGTCGAGCGGCAGTTTGCGATCCACGACGGCCGACAGAATCTTTGCGGCCGCCGCCCGCGCCTGCAATCCTGGCTTCTCGACGGCCTCAGCCCCACGAGAAGCGGGAGATTTCTGTTTGCGAAATGGCTTTTTCTTGCCGTCTGAATTCAAGACCAGGGACCCTTTGGCGGTTGCGAGCCACCGCGGCTGAGGCCCGTATTCGGAACAGAGCGCGATTTGCGCACCGGATTAGCAGCACGAGCAGGGGACGTCGAGACGTTCATCCCGCTCCGCGCCATTTCCTCGAGGGCGGCGATCCGGTTTTCCGTGTTTGGATGGGTGGAGAACAGATTATCCATGCCGGCGCCGGTCAGCGGATTGATGATGAACATATGCGCAGTCGCCGGATTGCGCTCAGCATCTGCATTCGGAATATGCGACGCCCCGCGGGCGATCTTGCCAAGTGCCGAAGCCAGCCAGAGCGGATTTCCGCAAATCTCGGCCCCGCGCCGGTCCGCAGAATATTCGCGCGTGCGGCTGATGGCCATCTGAACCATCATGGCAGCCAGCGGCGCTACGATCATGGCAAGCAATACGCCGATAAATCCGAGCGGATTGTTGTTGTTCTCGCGATTGCCGCCAAAAAAGAAAGCGAAATTGCCCAGCATCGAAATCGCGCCCGCGAGCGTTGCCGTAAGCGTCATCGTCAGCGTGTCGCGGTTCTGAACGTGTGCCAGTTCATGCGCCATGACTCCGGCGACCTCTTCTGGCGAGAGCGCGCTGAGAAGGCCCGTTGATGCCGCTACGGCAGCATTTTCAGGATTGCGCCCCGTCGCAAAGGCGTTTGGCTGCGGGCTATCGTAAAGATAGACCTTAGGCATCGGCAAACCGGCATTGTGCGAAAGATCGCGGATAATCGTGTAGAATTCCGGCGCATTGCGCTCGTCTATTTCCTGCGCGCGATAGGCCGAGAGCACCATCCTGTCGGAATTCCAATAGGAAAAGAAGTTCATGCCCGCGGCCATCAGGAAGGCAATCATCATGCCGCCGCGGCCGCCAATCATGAAGCCAACCAGCATGAACAACGCCGTCATGAAGGCCAGCAACATCGCGGTACGAACAAGATTCATCGGTTTCTCCATGGCGGTTCAGACAGGCCGCGTGAATTTGGGAGGTTCCAATCATGCTGCCGGCGCACTATGATTTGGTTGCTCACAGCCCATTTTCAATATTTTTCAGGCAACAGCACATGACGCAGGAAGCAGACAACGACAATGCAGAGCCAGTGGTCAACGATGACTCTGCGTCTCAGCGCAAAATGTTGTCACCAGCCGCCAGGCGCGCGCTGGCGGAAGCCGAGGAACGAAGGAAGCAACAAGCGCCCGTCGACATGCCGAAAGAGATCGGCGGACGAGGCGGAGCCGACCCCGCACGTTTCGGCGACTGGGAAATCAATGGTCGCGCAATCGATTTCTAAGTAAATATTCCTATTGACTTGCCGTCAATATCGGAATTTATTCCTCATATGACGACGCGCCTGTTTTTCCTCCTGGTCTATATGATCGCTTTCGCGACCGGTGCGGCGGCACGCGACGAGATCGAAGGTCCTGTGTCGGCGGAAATCCTACGGGTAATCGATGGCGACACTCTTCTGGTTCAGGCGCGGCCGTGGCCGCAGCAGAGCATGGAAGTCTACGTTCGCATTCGAGGCATCGACGCACCGGAGATGCACTCCAAATGCGCTGCAGTCAGGCGCGCCGGCATCGATGCCCGCCATGCGCTTGAGGAGATGACGAACATTTCTCCGGAAATAAAGCTCACCGCGATCGCAGGCGACAAATATTTCGGTCGGATTCTGGCAAATGTGACGTTGGCGGATGGCCGGAATCCGGCTCAATATCTTCTCTCGACGGGAATTGTCCGCGCTTACGATGGTGGCCGCAAGCCGGCCACCCCCTGCCTCGAAGAGAACTAAGCCGCCAGAGTCTGGCGGCTTGTAGCTTACGCCGTCGCCTTGTTCTGGCGGTTCGCGATGAGATCCTCGACAACCGCCGGATCCGCAAGGGTCGAAGTATCCCCAAGGAACCGAAGTCATCCTCGGCAATCTTGCGCAGGATACGGCGCATGATCTTTCCGGAACGCGTCTTTGGAAGACCGGGCGCAAACTGGATCTTGTCGGGCGCAGCAATCGGACCGATCTCCGCGCGGACATGCTTTACCAGTTGCTGGCGCAGCTCATCGGAGCCTTCGTTCCCGGCCATGAGCGTGACGTAGCAGTAGATGCCCTGGCCCTTGATCGAGTGCGGATAGCCAACCACCGCGGCTTCGGAAACGAGGCTGTGCGAGACCAGCGCCGACTCGACCTCGGCGGTGCCAAGCCGATGGCCGGACACGTTGAGAACGTCATCGACGCGACCGGTGATCCAGTAGTAGCCATCCTCGTCACGACGGCATCCGTCGCCGGTGAAGTACTTGCCCTTGTAGGTCGAGAAGTAGGTCTGGATGAAGCGCTCGTGATCGCCGTAGACCGTTCGCATCTGTCCCGGCCAGCTGTCCGTGATGCAGAGATTGCCATCCGCTGCACCCTCGAGCACCTTGCCTTCATTATCCACCAGCTGAGGCTTCACGCCGAAGAAAGGCAGCGTGGCGGAACCGGGCTTCAGATCGGTTGCGCCGGGCAGCGGCGTGATCATGTGGCCGCCAGTCTCCGTTTGCCACCAGGTGTCGATGACCGGGCAGCGCTTGTCGCCAACGACGTTGTAGTACCATTCCCAGGCTTCGGGGTTGATCGGCTCGCCAACCGTACCGAGCAGGCGAAGCGTCGACCGCGAGGAGCGGGTCACGAAGTGATCCCCCGCACCCATCAGCGAGCGGATCGCCGTCGGCGCTGTGTAGAAAATGTTGACCTTGTGCTTGTCGATGATTTCCCAGAATCGGCCCT harbors:
- a CDS encoding MFS transporter, whose product is MNRIDWTGARPARASSAGIWGWMFFDWAAQPFFTVVTTFIFGPYFVSRLTADPVSAQTTWSNMATISSVIIAILSPILGSIADQSGRRKPWIGFFAIIKIVSLCGLWYAAPGSPVIYPMIFMIFASIAAEFSIVFNDSMMPRLVGSDEVGKLSNTAWGLGYLGGMIVLIAVVVLLAGSPETGKTILGLTPLFGLDPHTGEDARITGPISAAWYLIFILPMFFFTPDAARGRPLRSAIRVGLSELKNTLRELRNRPGILRFLIARMIYQDGVNGLLILGGAFAAGMFGWATIEIGIYGIILNVVAIFGCLIAGHIDSRIGSKATVLVSLTMLLLATIGIVSTGPGYTLFGLVSLSAADSGVLFGTAAEKAYIGYGLLIGLAFGPVQASSRSYLARSVSYSEAGRYFGIYALSGRATSFMATLLFSAVTFASGSSRLGMATLVLFLAGGLALLIRTPYPADRA
- a CDS encoding RsmB/NOP family class I SAM-dependent RNA methyltransferase, with amino-acid sequence MVLNSDGKKKPFRKQKSPASRGAEAVEKPGLQARAAAAKILSAVVDRKLPLDGALDHEHGNPAYKVLAEDDRALVRAILNSALRHLPRIEAAVSSLLDSPLPEGARALQHVISVAAAQILYLDVPDHAAVDIAVEQANRDPRNRRFAKLVNAVLRRLSREKVEILEQVASVAVMPEWFVRRLEAVYGRDAAHAISNAQLEPASIDLTVKSDAASWAERLNGFVLPTGGVRLAAFEGGIPSLQGFEDGDWWVQDAAASIPAQLFGDLTGKRVADLCAAPGGKTAQLIVAGGAVTAIEQSENRIRRLRSNLDRLGLEAETVAADLTKYQPDELFDAILLDAPCSSTGTTRRHPDVLWTKGPEEIEKLAGVQERLLRHALTLVKTGGVIVFSNCSLDPAEGEAVVARILADTHGFERVPIEPRRWPGLERAITPDGEFRTTPDMLVAPTGFASGLDGFYAAMLRRVA
- a CDS encoding DUF1674 domain-containing protein, which encodes MTQEADNDNAEPVVNDDSASQRKMLSPAARRALAEAEERRKQQAPVDMPKEIGGRGGADPARFGDWEINGRAIDF
- the purH gene encoding bifunctional phosphoribosylaminoimidazolecarboxamide formyltransferase/IMP cyclohydrolase — its product is MAVASKKIPAPDKVTVKTALLSVSDKTGIVDLARGLVERGVRLLSTGGTHKAIAAAGLAVTDVSDVTGFPEIMDGRVKTLHPTVHGGLLAIRDDAEHQAAMQEHGIEGIDLAVINLYPFEDVRAAGGDYPTTVENIDIGGPAMIRASAKNHAYVTILTDPADYPELLAQLSADDGQTAYAFRQRMAAKAYARTAAYDAVISNWFAEALDIQTPRHRVIGGVLKEEMRYGENPHQTAAFYVTGEQRPGVATAALLQGKQLSYNNINDTDAAYELVAEFLPEKSPACAIIKHANPCGVATGSSLLQAYQRALACDSVSAFGGIIALNQTLDAQTAEEIIKLFTEVIIAPDVTEEAKAIVARKANLRLLAAGGLPDPRIGGLTAKTVSGGLLVQSRDNGMVEDLELKVVTKRAPTAQELADMKFAFKVAKHVKSNAVVYAKDGQTAGIGAGQMSRVDSARIAGLKAEEAARTLGLPTPLTHGSAVASEAFLPFADGLLSMIAAGATAVIQPGGSMRDQEVIDAANEHNVAMVFTGMRHFRH
- a CDS encoding heparinase II/III family protein, with amino-acid sequence MWSGRFSGLYLREAWRRMRLRIALLRLRLFRHTVQAPDRLIVAPTDLRAVDPHVAEEIVNGRFPLAGRLLETAGRSPFALSLPSRSFAIRLHSFGWLRHMRARKSDVHSNAARAIVSGWLAVHGSRMEGLAWDIDVTAQRVIAWLSHSPVVLHNSDRGFYRRFVRSLAFQVRFLRRMAQYAPPGETLFRLRIALAMASVSMPTRQGALRRAAEALDREFDSQILPDGGHISRNPRVGLELLLDLLPLRQTYINLGHDLPQKLISGIDRMYPALRFFRHQDGDLALFNGATSTLATELVSLLRYDETAGEPFKAMPHSRYQRLAAGRTAVIVDTGLPPAGALSRTAHAGCLSFEMSSGRHRFIVNAGSPKFAAAKYTQMARTTAAHTTVTLNDTSSSRFATSDFLAHVITDPVRIVDVERTLADDGRDVIKARHDGYVKAFGALHERELTLNATGSIITGRDTLTVSEERKNDEALQAVARFHAHPSINLKQMDRESVLMTAPDGETWLFSSPGNTVAISEDVFFADASGICSSDQMEIAFAHPGKPEIRWFLSRRS
- the htpX gene encoding zinc metalloprotease HtpX; this translates as MNLVRTAMLLAFMTALFMLVGFMIGGRGGMMIAFLMAAGMNFFSYWNSDRMVLSAYRAQEIDERNAPEFYTIIRDLSHNAGLPMPKVYLYDSPQPNAFATGRNPENAAVAASTGLLSALSPEEVAGVMAHELAHVQNRDTLTMTLTATLAGAISMLGNFAFFFGGNRENNNNPLGFIGVLLAMIVAPLAAMMVQMAISRTREYSADRRGAEICGNPLWLASALGKIARGASHIPNADAERNPATAHMFIINPLTGAGMDNLFSTHPNTENRIAALEEMARSGMNVSTSPARAANPVRKSRSVPNTGLSRGGSQPPKGPWS